A genome region from Ligilactobacillus cholophilus includes the following:
- the helD gene encoding RNA polymerase recycling motor HelD codes for MSADQIKKQEQARMDMVVDKIKTAEKKDQKNIENAEKDERAIQADFKNNVRIKTSTYSGMMDTALSVRQQQQLLQERQNSWQQATKELEVLQKLEKKPYFARIDFQETGSNKTETAYIGLASFSDTPDHFLVYDWRAPISSVYYDGGLGKVSYETPDGTQTVNLTLKRQFMVEDGKIITLFDTDETVGDQMLLEVLDESSDIKMKSIVTTIQKEQNKIIRDTKSDLLFVQGAAGSGKTSAVLQRVAYLLYRYRGNLNSSQIILFSPNQLFNDYIDRVLPELGEQNMVQMTFYQYTQRRVPRIHVETLQERFEETNTGNNKKIKALKDSLAFFKATQKYANYLEKDGIDFKDIKYHGKIVFTREKIRDIYYSFNENYHLRNRISATKEELLKLLHRKLNRIAKTDKVQKAVQDLSHEELNSLYGNKNRDSFENGADEMFYLAKNYVMKHFQQIRQTIIHNRFLNINKQYYDFLRATPQLINLTAHDITTEQWEQHVATIKQNLIDKHLSMTDVTAYLFLYDLITGKRENTDIREVFIDEIQDYTAYQLAYLKNDFPRAKFTMLGDLNQAIFTKENSHSLLEELSTMFDPDKTKVVQLTQSYRSTKQITDFTKGVLVNGEKVTAFNRTGDLPTITIDDSNQKMVADVVRQLQYNRSKKMTTAIIGKTLAECATLTDELKQQGENVSLIKTENQRLVEGTLVVPAYLAKGLEFDAIIMWNANKANYHDEDERQLVYTICSRAMHRLDIFAEKELSPLFNNVKKETYVMHNRIADK; via the coding sequence ATGAGTGCTGATCAAATAAAAAAACAAGAACAAGCAAGAATGGATATGGTAGTTGACAAAATCAAGACTGCCGAAAAAAAGGACCAAAAAAATATTGAAAATGCTGAAAAGGATGAGCGAGCAATACAGGCAGATTTTAAAAATAATGTCCGTATAAAGACTTCAACTTATTCTGGAATGATGGATACAGCTTTATCTGTACGTCAACAGCAGCAACTATTACAAGAACGGCAAAATAGTTGGCAACAAGCTACAAAAGAATTAGAAGTATTACAAAAATTAGAAAAGAAGCCATATTTTGCACGAATTGATTTTCAAGAAACTGGTTCTAATAAAACGGAAACAGCATATATTGGATTAGCAAGTTTCTCAGATACTCCAGACCATTTTTTGGTGTATGACTGGCGTGCGCCAATTTCGAGTGTATACTACGACGGTGGTTTAGGAAAAGTTTCATATGAAACACCGGACGGTACTCAAACCGTTAATTTGACATTGAAACGTCAATTTATGGTAGAAGATGGCAAAATCATTACCTTATTTGATACAGACGAAACTGTGGGTGATCAAATGCTTTTAGAGGTTCTTGATGAATCTTCTGATATTAAAATGAAAAGCATTGTAACCACTATCCAAAAAGAACAGAATAAAATTATTCGTGATACAAAGTCAGATTTATTGTTTGTTCAAGGGGCAGCAGGTTCAGGAAAAACATCGGCAGTATTACAACGTGTTGCTTATCTATTATATCGTTATCGTGGTAATTTAAATTCCAGTCAAATTATTTTATTCTCACCTAACCAATTATTTAATGATTATATTGATCGTGTTTTGCCAGAGTTAGGTGAACAAAATATGGTTCAAATGACATTCTATCAATATACACAACGTCGGGTTCCTCGCATTCATGTTGAAACATTGCAAGAAAGATTTGAAGAAACAAATACGGGAAATAATAAAAAAATTAAAGCGTTAAAAGATAGTCTTGCCTTTTTCAAGGCTACTCAAAAGTATGCTAATTATTTGGAAAAAGATGGAATTGATTTTAAAGATATTAAATATCATGGAAAAATTGTTTTTACGCGTGAAAAAATAAGAGATATTTATTACAGTTTCAATGAAAATTATCATTTAAGAAATCGAATTAGTGCAACTAAAGAAGAACTGCTTAAGTTATTACATCGAAAGTTAAATCGAATTGCAAAAACTGATAAAGTACAAAAAGCAGTTCAAGATCTAAGTCATGAGGAATTGAATAGTTTATATGGTAATAAGAATCGTGATAGTTTTGAAAATGGTGCAGATGAAATGTTCTACTTAGCTAAAAACTATGTAATGAAACATTTTCAACAAATTAGACAAACAATTATTCACAACAGATTCTTAAATATTAACAAGCAATATTATGATTTCTTGCGTGCGACGCCACAGTTAATTAATTTAACTGCCCACGATATTACGACTGAACAATGGGAACAACATGTCGCAACAATTAAGCAAAATTTGATTGATAAACATTTATCAATGACAGATGTTACAGCATATCTCTTTCTATACGATTTAATTACTGGGAAACGTGAGAATACTGATATTCGAGAAGTCTTTATTGATGAAATTCAAGACTATACAGCTTATCAATTAGCTTATTTAAAGAATGATTTTCCACGTGCTAAGTTTACAATGCTCGGCGATTTGAACCAAGCAATTTTTACAAAAGAAAATAGTCATAGTTTATTGGAAGAATTATCAACAATGTTTGATCCTGATAAGACTAAAGTAGTGCAGCTAACACAATCTTATCGTTCAACTAAACAAATTACAGACTTTACAAAGGGTGTCCTCGTAAACGGTGAGAAGGTAACAGCCTTTAACCGAACAGGAGATTTACCAACCATTACTATTGATGATTCAAATCAAAAAATGGTTGCAGATGTAGTACGTCAATTGCAATACAATAGAAGCAAAAAAATGACAACAGCAATTATTGGTAAGACATTGGCAGAGTGTGCAACGTTGACAGATGAATTAAAACAACAGGGTGAGAATGTAAGTTTAATTAAAACCGAAAATCAACGTTTAGTTGAAGGAACTTTGGTTGTTCCAGCATATTTAGCTAAAGGTTTGGAATTTGATGCAATTATTATGTGGAATGCTAATAAGGCAAACTATCATGATGAAGATGAACGTCAATTAGTATATACAATTTGTTCACGTGCAATGCATCGATTAGATATATTTGCTGAAAAAGAATTATCACCACTATTTAATAATGTGAAAAAGGAGACATATGTGATGCACAATCGCATCGCTGATAAATAA
- a CDS encoding VTT domain-containing protein encodes MLSQIIYGILHFKEYLFPLIEGLGNWSYILIFILIFMETGLVIFPFLPGESLIFFTSAIASVKNSILDIRILFLVYFFAALIGDTVNFEIGKHLKRLPFFKKHLTEARLQAGIRFYHRHGGKTVIFGRFIPLIRTFVPLISGTIGMSTKKFAFYNLLGVLLWVSAGSFLGYFFGQVPFVQQHFSEIFVGIAICAIIPAIFAGISNFLKRRKEKMM; translated from the coding sequence ATGCTCAGTCAAATTATTTACGGTATTCTTCATTTTAAAGAATATCTTTTCCCATTAATTGAAGGATTAGGAAACTGGTCTTATATATTAATTTTCATTTTAATTTTTATGGAAACTGGGTTAGTTATTTTCCCATTTCTTCCAGGCGAATCATTGATTTTCTTTACTAGTGCAATTGCATCCGTAAAAAATTCAATTCTCGATATTCGCATTTTATTCTTAGTTTATTTCTTTGCTGCTTTGATCGGTGATACAGTAAACTTTGAAATTGGAAAACATCTGAAGCGACTTCCATTTTTCAAAAAACATTTAACAGAAGCTCGTTTGCAAGCTGGCATCCGTTTTTACCATCGTCATGGCGGTAAAACCGTAATATTTGGTCGTTTTATTCCACTTATCCGGACTTTTGTTCCTTTAATTTCAGGAACAATTGGGATGTCAACTAAAAAATTTGCTTTTTATAATTTATTAGGAGTATTGCTTTGGGTTTCAGCTGGCAGTTTCTTAGGTTATTTCTTTGGTCAAGTACCTTTTGTTCAACAACACTTCTCCGAAATCTTTGTTGGGATTGCAATTTGTGCAATTATCCCTGCTATATTTGCCGGCATCTCCAATTTCTTAAAACGAAGAAAAGAAAAAATGATGTAA